In a single window of the Oncorhynchus keta strain PuntledgeMale-10-30-2019 unplaced genomic scaffold, Oket_V2 Un_contig_471_pilon_pilon, whole genome shotgun sequence genome:
- the LOC118380263 gene encoding zinc finger protein OZF-like, whose translation MSSLSYSPLAKEEEVCWTEKEALGLNVVVKEEEDGTVKGEEDAFRMKEEEEVEESFRGKEEEGIEAVTVEEEEIDVFRMKNEEEEAITLKEEEEDIIVKEEEEHFRVKDEEAIEAVTVKEEEVEAFRMKNEEEEAITFKEEKEDIIVKEPFGEEEEAILHKEEDEDLLGDEEEVEGEEEETEDLIITRERPDSHSDSGKSPSENPDPETPKPATGHNCSQCGKSFKWLSKLKEHERTHAGKKLFQCPQCEKGFTWLRHLKEHERIHTGEKPFQCPQCGKGFTWLRHLKEHERIHTGEKPFHCSQCGKRYTRLAHLKIHERIHSGVKAYLCSQCGKNFRWLENLKQHERTHTGEKPYHCAQCGKDFTTLGNVKEHKKKHTGEKPLQCSKCGKRFTHLGNLKRHEGIHTGEKLYHCSHCGKRFTQLGYLKKHEKIHSEEKPYPCSHCGKSFRWLGDLKEHERTHTGEKPYHCSLCGKDFTKLGNLKEHKKKHTGEKPYQCSMCEKTFTQLGGLKYHEGTHTEKKTYHCSQCQKTFTRLGNLKKHERIHTLR comes from the exons ATGAGCTCACTAAGCTACTCCCCTCTTGctaaagaagaggaggtctgctggacggagaaagaagctctggGGCTGAACGTTGTCGTAAAAGAAGAGGAAGATGGTACAGTAAAAGGAGAGGAAGATGCTTTCAGaatgaaagaggaggaagaggtagaggaatcttttagagggaaagaggaagaggggatagAGGCTGTCACAGTGGAAGAAGAGGAGATAGACGTTTTCAGAATGAAaaatgaggaagaggaggccaTAACAttgaaagaagaagaggaggatattatagtgaaagaagaggaagaacatTTTAGAGTGAAAGATGAAGAGGCGATAGAGGCTGTcacagtgaaagaagaagaggtaGAAGCTTTCAGAATGAAaaatgaggaagaggaggccaTAACATTTAAAGAAGAAAAGGAGGATATTATAGTGAAAGAACCTtttggagaggaagaggaggctatcTTACAtaaagaggaggatgaagacttattgggagatgaagaggaggtggaaggagaggaagaggagactgaAGATCTGATTATCACCA GGGAGAGACCAGACTCTCACTCTGACAGCGGGAAGAGTCCTTCAGAGAATCCAGACCCAGAGACGCCCAAACCAGCGACAGGACAcaactgctcccagtgtggaaagagttttaagtGGTTATCTAAGCTCAAAGAGCATGAGAGAACACACGCAGGAAAAAAGCTCTTCCAATGTCCCCAGTGTGAAAAGGGTTTTACATGGTTAAGGCACCTGAAAGAGCATGAGaggatacacacaggagagaagcctttccaATGTCCccagtgtggaaagggttttacatggTTAAGGCACCTGAAAGAGCATGAGaggatacacacaggagagaagcctttccattgctcccagtgtggaaagcgTTATACTCGATTAGCACACCTAAAAATACATGAGAGAATTCACTCTGGAGTGAAGGCTTACCtctgttcccagtgtggaaagaatTTTAGGTGGTTAGAGAACCTGAAGCAGCACGAAAGGACacatacaggggagaagccttaccattGCGCTCAGTGTGGAAAGGATTTTACCACATTAGGGAACGTAAAAGAGCATAAGAAGAAACACACAGGAGAAAAACCTTTACAATGTTCCAAGTGTGGAAAGAGATTTACACATTTAGGAAATCTGAAAAGGCATGAaggaatacacacaggagaaaaactCTACCACTGCTCTCACTGTGGAAAGCGTTTTACCCAGTTAGGGTATTTGAAAAAACACGAGAAAATACACTCTGAAGAAAAGCCTTATCCCTGTTcccactgtggaaagagttttcgGTGGTTAGGGGACCTGAAAGAGCATGAGAGGacgcacacaggggagaaaccttaCCATTGCTCCTTGTGCGGTAAGGATTTTACCAAGTTAGGGAACCTAAAAGAGCATAAGAAGAAACACACCGGAGAAAAGCCTTACCAATGCTCCATGTGTGAAAAGACCTTTACCCAGTTAGGGGGCCTGAAATATCATgaggggacacacacagaaaaaaaGACCTACCACTGCTCTCAGTGTCAAAAGACATTTACCCGATTAGGGAACCTGAAAaagcatgagagaatacacacactcaG gtaG